Genomic DNA from Roseburia intestinalis L1-82:
TGGTTTAAGAGCTACATTCGAGGCAAGAGGATATACAGCCTGGGATTGTACCTCACCGGCATTTGTAAGACAGGATGCAGCAGGCGCAACACTTTGTATCCCAACAGCTTTCTGTTCTTACACAGGAGAAGCACTCGATCAGAAAACACCGCTTCTTCGTTCCATGGAAGCTATCAATGAACAGGCATTACGTCTTGTAAGATTATTCGGTAATACGACATCAAAGAGAGTGACTCCTTCTGTTGGACCGGAGCAGGAGTACTTCATCGTAGACAGACAGAAATATTTACAGAGAAAAGACCTTATCTTTACCGGTCGTACTTTATTCGGTGCAATGCCTCCAAAAGGTCAGGAGATGGACGATCATTACTTCGGTGCGATTCGTGAGAGAATCGCAGCATTCATGAAGGATGTAAACGAAGAACTCTGGAAATTAGGTGTCAGCGCAAAGACACAGCACAACGAAGTTGCACCTGCACAGCATGAGTTAGCTCCGATCTACGCACAGGCTAACATCGCAGTAGACCACAACCAGTTGGTAATGGAGACATTAAAGAAAGTAGCCGGACGTCATGGCTTACAGTGCCTGCTTCATGAAAAACCATTTGCAGGTGTCAATGGTTCCGGTAAACATAACAACTGGTCAATTACAACGGATGATGGAATCAACCTGTTAGAGCCAGGCAAGACACCTCATGAGAATGTACAGTTCTTATTAGTACTTACCTGTATCTTAAAAGCAGTTGACAAACATGCAGATCTTTTAAGAGAGTCCGCAGCAGATGTCGGAAACGACCACAGATTAGGAGCAAACGAGGCACCGCCAGCAATCGTTTCCGTATACTTAGGAGAGCAGCTTCAGGATGTATTATCACAGCTGATCAGCACAGGCGAAGCTACACACAGTCTTGCTGGACAGAAATTAGAGACAGGTGTTAAGACACTTCCTGATTTTATGAAAGATGCGACAGACCGTAACAGAACATCACCGTTTGCATTTACCGGTAATAAATTTGAATTCCGTATGGTAGGTTCCCAGGATTCTATCGCTCAGCCGAACGTTGTATTAAATACAATCGTTGCAGAGGCATTTGCAGAGGCATGTGATGTTCTTGAAAAAGCAGATGACTTTGATATGGCAGTACATGATCTGATCAAAGAATATGCAACAGAGCATCAGGGAATCGTATTCAACGGAAACGGTTATTCGGATGAGTGGGTAGCAGAAGCTGAGAGACGCGGACTTCCAAATATCCGTTCCATGGTAGATGCAATCCCTGCATTAAATACAGAGAAATCTGTGAAATTATTTGAAAAATTCAAAGTATTTACAAAGGCAGAGTTAGACTCCCGTGTTGAGATCGAGTATGAGACATACTCAAAAGAGATCAACATCGAGGCAAGAGCTGCAATCGATATCGCAACTAAACAGATTATTCCGGCTGTTATCAAATACACAACCGTACTTGCTGAGTCTATTACTTCTGTAAAAGCAGCATGTGGTGCGGATGTCAGCGCTCAGACAGAGATCCTGACACAGGTTTCCTCTTTACTGGCTGATTCCAAGAAGGCACTGGCAAAATTACAGGAAGTAACGGAAAAAGCTGCAGAGATGGAAGAAGGAAGAGATCAGGCTGTATACTACAGAGATGAAGTTAAGACGGCAATGGATGAGTTAAGAGCACCGATTGATAAACTTGAAATGTTAGTTGACAAATCTATGTGGCCAATGCCATCTTATGGCGATCTGTTATTTGAGGTATAAACATATCTCAAAACAATAATAGATGTGTGAATCCTGGATTTAACAGCGGGTTTGGCAGCAGATGAAAATCTGCTGTCATGACCGCAGACAGGATGGAAAACAAGGAGGAAAATCCTCTGCTCGCCAATGGGCTCGCATTTTTCTCCGAAAAACAAGGAGGATTAGTATGAAGAAATTAGAGATTATTATTAAACCTGAAAAATTAGAAGATCTTAAGGCGTTGCTTGACAGTGAAGAAGTAAATGGTCTTAACATTGTAAACAGTATGGGTTATGGTAATCAGAAGGGTATTATCAAAAATTACCGTGGTGCAGAGTATGCAGTCAATCTATTGCCGAAAATTAAAGTAGAAACAGTTGTGACAGATGAAGTTGCTCCAAAGCTGATCGACAAGATCGTAGAGCAGATTAATACCGGTCACATCGGTGATGGTAAAATTTTCATGTATGAGGTGGAAGACGCGATCCGTATCCGAACAGGCGAGCATGGTGTAGATGCACTGTAAGTTTTTTGGATGAAATGAGGAGTCATCTGAAAAATAAGAAAAGGATCATGAATATAACATTATGAGAAAAATTGAATCAGGAAGAAATCATTATCAAAGGAGATAATTGTGACACAGGGAGAACCTGGGGTTGTGATTATCTTTTTTTATTTCTTCGCAAAACAACGAGGAAAACAAGGAGGATTTGATTATGGATATGAGTGTATGGTACCTTATGGGTGCAGCGTTAGTATTTTTTATGCAATGTGGATTTGCTATGGTTGAGGCTGGTTTTACCAGATCAAAGAATGTAGGTAATATTACAATGAAGAACCTGATGGATTTTTGTATTGGTACAGTCGCATTTTATCTGTTAGGATACAATCTCTTATGTGGAGATGGCGGATTCGTCGGCTGGGGCTTAAACCCATTTGCTCATTTTGGAGAGACAGACTGGTCCGGATTTGTATTTAACCTGGTATTCTGTGCAACGGCAGCAACGATCGTTTCCGGAGCAATGGCAGAGCGTACCAAATTTATTACCTATTGTATTTACAGTTTTATTATCAGTTTATGTGTTTATCCGATCGAGGCTCACTGGGTATGGGGCGGAACACCTTGGCTGACAGATCTTGGATTTACAGATTTTGCAGGTTCTGCATGTATCCATATGGTAGGTGGTATCACCGCTTTCATCGGTGCAGCAATGTTAGGACCTCGTATTGGTAAATATGACAAAAATGGAAAACCAAGACCAATTCTTGGACACAACATTTTAATCGGTGCACTTGGCGTATTCATTCTCTGGTTTGGCTGGTATGGATTCAACGGTGCAGCAGCAACCGATACGATGCAGTTATCACAGATCTTTGCTACAACGACTGTTGCTCCTGCAGTAGCAACCTGTACAGCAATGATCTATACATGGATCAGAAATGGTAAACCGGATGTTTCAATGTCGTTAAATGGTTCTCTTGCAGGTCTTGTAGCAGTTACTGCTGGCTGTGCAAATGTAGATGTGATCGGTTCTTTTATTATCGGTGCGATCGCAGGTGTGCTTGTCTGCGTAGCAGTATATTTTGTTGAGGATAAATTAAAAGTAGATGACCCGGTTGGTGCAGTTGCAGTACATGGCTGTAACGGTATCTGGGGAACAATCGCAGTAGGACTTTTCGATTACAAAGATGGACTGTTCTATGGCGGCGGTGTTCATCATCTGCTGATCCAGTTACTTGGCATCCTCTGCATCGCGGGTTGGACGATCATTACAATGGGAATCGTATTTACCGTCTTAAAGAAAACGATCGGTCTCCGTGTAACTGCACAGGAAGAAATTGAGGGACTTGATTCCACTGAGCATGGATTAGAGTCAGGTTATCCGGATTTCGTATCCAGAGAGTTACATTAATATGCACTAATCTAATTTGATTAGATTGGTGAAATCTAATCCCCTTAGTTAGTATATACATCAACAGTAAAAACCCCGAAGGTGACTTCGGGGTTTTTGCTGTCTATATAGGAAAATCAATGGCTGAGAGATTTTTTTGCGTGTGAAAAATTCGCTTGTATGAAACTAAAAAAAATGAAGTGTCTGGGAATTTTCTGGGAGTTTTTTATAATTCTTATTTCCAGTAACGGGAATTTTGAACAAAATCAATTAAATCTGCTTTTTCAATTCGGAAACTTCCTGCGATGATATGTGCGGGAATTAAATCTTTGTGAATCAAATCTAACATTTTTGATTTGCTGATGTGTAACAGATCTTGGCACTGCTTACGTGTTAGTAAATCGGGTTCATTTTTAAACATTTTTTGTTGTCTCCTTTTTTCAAATAGTGGTCTATATTGGATGAAATTGTATTAAATAGGAGAGTATCACCCGGAATTAAAACCGACAACAGTGCAGCAGTATAGATTTTTATATGACTATTACCTGAAAGGATTTATTGGAAAGATAAAGCTAAAAAATCTTTTACCATATCATATACAAAAAGTTTATAATAATCTGGTAGAAAAAAAGATGAAGCAGGGTACAGTGAATAATGTAAGAAAGATGATCCGTACTTTGCTGAATGAGGCTGTAAGGCGTGGAATGCTTTCAGCAGATGACAATCCATACCCGAAGGTAAAGGCACCAAGTAACTTGCCGGTAAAGCAGCAAAGAAGTTTTACGGAAGAGCAGAGAGACCAGTTTTTGCAGTATGCGGGAAAAAGTTTATATGCAAATTTATATAAACTGCTGCTCTATACAGGAATGAGGGTTGGAGAGGCTTTAGCTTTAATGATTTGTGATGTTGATTGGGATAACCATGTTTTGCATGTTACCAAGAATTTGCAGAAAACAACGCAGGGGATGTTTTATATAGAAACACCTAAGACGCGGGAAAGTATCCGGGACATCTATTTAGTGCCAGAAGCAGAGGAAGCGTTCAAAAGCCAGTTGGAGTTACGAAAAATTATTGTCGAACCGATACAAGAAGATATAAAGGGCGAGTTTGAAAACTTATTATTTGTAAATACTAAGGGAAAACCCGTAAATGTCGGTTCGGTCAGACAGAGCATCAATCGGATCGTTGCAAAGATTCGTGCAGATGGGAATGATTGTCCGGATATATGGCTTCATGCTATGAGGCATGGGTATGTATCTATTGCGGTGGCAAGAGGTGTGCCATTAGAGGTAGTGCAGGCAAACGTCGGACATACGAGTATTGAGACGACAATGCGTTATTTGGAATTGCAGCCGGATTATATTAGGAAGCAGAGCATGAAGATATCAGATCTTTATCAGACGGAGAAAGCTGATAACAAGTCTATTGAATAGTTGCAGAGATTCCATTATAATTTTAAATAGGAATGTAGAAGGAAAGGGGGGAAACGGAATGCCAGTGATTATGATGTTTTTTATATTGCAGTAAAAAGCGATACAGAAGAACAAATAGAGGCAGCGGAAGAAATTATACGTTTGGTAGAGGAATATCTTGAAAAAGATGCAAGTAAGCCCAAATAGGATTTATTTTCAAAAAATTGTCTGGGGAATACTATGAAAAATATTATAATTGAAGATAAGAAAAATGTTTAAGGAAAGGAGAATGACTACATGTGCACATATACACAGTTGCATCAAGTTACAAATCAGATGGCGCAGTGCTACCATGATATTTATGGAGCAGATATTGTAGGAATATTTCTATATGGTTCTTATGCCAGAGGAGATTATGACAATCAGTCGGATATTGATATAGCAGCTATTGTAAAAGGCTCTCGTTTGGACTTACAAAATAAGCTAAAAGCAGTGTGGGATATTTCAGCGGATATAGGCTTGGAAAATGATGTGGTTGTTTCTCCAACGGTAATTCCTTATGATGAATTTGAAGAGTACAAAGAGAAACTTCCGTATTATAGAAACATTGCGAGGGAGGGAATGCAGATTGGATAATCTGACAGAGTATCGTTTGGCTAATGCCAAAGAAAAGTTGGAATCTGCAAAATTGCTTTTGGATGCGGGAAAGTATAAGGATTCTATCGGGCGTTCTTATTATGCAATATTTACTTCTTTGCGGGCAGTTTTATCAAAAGATGGAGTGGATTTTTCTAAGCATGCAGGTGTAATTGCATATTTTCAGAGAGAGTATATTAAGACAGGCATTTTTGATAAGAAGTATTCAAAGTATGTGCAGTCAGCATTTCAAATCCGTAACAGTTGTGATT
This window encodes:
- a CDS encoding glutamine synthetase III family protein, which gives rise to MSETGYLNVAEIFGENVFNDAVMQERLPKKVYKKLKEVIQEGRELDLETADVVAHEMKEWAIEKGATHYTHWFQPLTGVTAEKHDSFITAPMENGKVLMSFSGKELIKGEPDASSFPSGGLRATFEARGYTAWDCTSPAFVRQDAAGATLCIPTAFCSYTGEALDQKTPLLRSMEAINEQALRLVRLFGNTTSKRVTPSVGPEQEYFIVDRQKYLQRKDLIFTGRTLFGAMPPKGQEMDDHYFGAIRERIAAFMKDVNEELWKLGVSAKTQHNEVAPAQHELAPIYAQANIAVDHNQLVMETLKKVAGRHGLQCLLHEKPFAGVNGSGKHNNWSITTDDGINLLEPGKTPHENVQFLLVLTCILKAVDKHADLLRESAADVGNDHRLGANEAPPAIVSVYLGEQLQDVLSQLISTGEATHSLAGQKLETGVKTLPDFMKDATDRNRTSPFAFTGNKFEFRMVGSQDSIAQPNVVLNTIVAEAFAEACDVLEKADDFDMAVHDLIKEYATEHQGIVFNGNGYSDEWVAEAERRGLPNIRSMVDAIPALNTEKSVKLFEKFKVFTKAELDSRVEIEYETYSKEINIEARAAIDIATKQIIPAVIKYTTVLAESITSVKAACGADVSAQTEILTQVSSLLADSKKALAKLQEVTEKAAEMEEGRDQAVYYRDEVKTAMDELRAPIDKLEMLVDKSMWPMPSYGDLLFEV
- a CDS encoding P-II family nitrogen regulator produces the protein MKKLEIIIKPEKLEDLKALLDSEEVNGLNIVNSMGYGNQKGIIKNYRGAEYAVNLLPKIKVETVVTDEVAPKLIDKIVEQINTGHIGDGKIFMYEVEDAIRIRTGEHGVDAL
- a CDS encoding ammonium transporter; the protein is MDMSVWYLMGAALVFFMQCGFAMVEAGFTRSKNVGNITMKNLMDFCIGTVAFYLLGYNLLCGDGGFVGWGLNPFAHFGETDWSGFVFNLVFCATAATIVSGAMAERTKFITYCIYSFIISLCVYPIEAHWVWGGTPWLTDLGFTDFAGSACIHMVGGITAFIGAAMLGPRIGKYDKNGKPRPILGHNILIGALGVFILWFGWYGFNGAAATDTMQLSQIFATTTVAPAVATCTAMIYTWIRNGKPDVSMSLNGSLAGLVAVTAGCANVDVIGSFIIGAIAGVLVCVAVYFVEDKLKVDDPVGAVAVHGCNGIWGTIAVGLFDYKDGLFYGGGVHHLLIQLLGILCIAGWTIITMGIVFTVLKKTIGLRVTAQEEIEGLDSTEHGLESGYPDFVSRELH
- a CDS encoding helix-turn-helix domain-containing protein, encoding MFKNEPDLLTRKQCQDLLHISKSKMLDLIHKDLIPAHIIAGSFRIEKADLIDFVQNSRYWK
- a CDS encoding tyrosine-type recombinase/integrase → MGEYHPELKPTTVQQYRFLYDYYLKGFIGKIKLKNLLPYHIQKVYNNLVEKKMKQGTVNNVRKMIRTLLNEAVRRGMLSADDNPYPKVKAPSNLPVKQQRSFTEEQRDQFLQYAGKSLYANLYKLLLYTGMRVGEALALMICDVDWDNHVLHVTKNLQKTTQGMFYIETPKTRESIRDIYLVPEAEEAFKSQLELRKIIVEPIQEDIKGEFENLLFVNTKGKPVNVGSVRQSINRIVAKIRADGNDCPDIWLHAMRHGYVSIAVARGVPLEVVQANVGHTSIETTMRYLELQPDYIRKQSMKISDLYQTEKADNKSIE
- a CDS encoding nucleotidyltransferase domain-containing protein → MCTYTQLHQVTNQMAQCYHDIYGADIVGIFLYGSYARGDYDNQSDIDIAAIVKGSRLDLQNKLKAVWDISADIGLENDVVVSPTVIPYDEFEEYKEKLPYYRNIAREGMQIG
- a CDS encoding HEPN domain-containing protein is translated as MDNLTEYRLANAKEKLESAKLLLDAGKYKDSIGRSYYAIFTSLRAVLSKDGVDFSKHAGVIAYFQREYIKTGIFDKKYSKYVQSAFQIRNSCDYDDFFIASRQDAEEQYQKAEELYEEVKAFLEK